One region of Haladaptatus cibarius D43 genomic DNA includes:
- a CDS encoding DUF2150 family protein yields MSAPPEEFYSEERWQNWLDRIKDEDIDPENEDSARLLLNLQDDVAIAVAKIVTAYDDDNIDEETALDELTDIRETVLAEVEFEDEEKAMLIDGVQTSLLCVFYASEEYVAHGPAEDAEVEEYILEAQKAEAAEDLDSALGLVSAGGTRIIDGDELDMSVTEDMDYGLVTEWVNGLDSLLSAMSDPEVVEEDDE; encoded by the coding sequence ATGAGCGCTCCTCCAGAGGAGTTCTACTCCGAAGAACGCTGGCAGAACTGGCTGGACAGAATCAAGGACGAGGACATCGACCCGGAGAACGAAGATTCCGCACGCTTGCTCCTCAACCTGCAAGACGACGTAGCGATTGCCGTCGCCAAAATCGTCACCGCCTACGACGATGACAACATCGACGAGGAAACGGCCCTCGACGAACTCACGGACATCCGCGAAACCGTTCTCGCGGAAGTCGAGTTCGAGGACGAAGAAAAAGCGATGCTCATCGACGGCGTCCAGACGAGCCTGCTCTGTGTATTCTACGCCTCGGAGGAGTACGTGGCACACGGGCCAGCAGAGGACGCGGAAGTCGAGGAGTACATCCTCGAAGCCCAGAAGGCCGAAGCCGCGGAGGATTTGGACTCCGCGCTCGGACTCGTCTCCGCCGGTGGAACGCGAATCATTGATGGTGACGAACTCGACATGTCCGTCACCGAGGATATGGACTACGGACTGGTGACGGAGTGGGTAAACGGCCTCGACAGCCTCCTTAGCGCGATGAGCGACCCCGAAGTGGTCGAGGAAGACGACGAGTAA
- a CDS encoding Ig-like domain-containing protein → MTFWADERGVTVQVGTILLFATLIVAMSVYQATAIPSQNAEIEFRHNEELQGQMQDVRNAVIRTSTTGTSQPTSITLGTQYPSRMFFINPPPSSGTLRTTDLGAVGIENVTARAPETADYLDSSQTNLSFSTRALVYAPNYNQYGNAPDTVLENTVIYNRAGEGNATLTGQQLVQGRSISLVTLDGSLSKSQSTTASIDPRALSPSTTETRSIPVESTGNGNVTVRISTGLGEEKWNDLLADQIVSKPGGYVADVSVENGILRLTLLGTDSNGESVTYDLRMAKVGVGSETSETNATYITNVSGGGGASVGEPTTLVAEVRDRYNNPVSGVRVNASGGVTPTSARTDEQGRVRFSYTADTPGTETVMLAIDDGSEERERVNFEIEATAGGGAGGTYDVEWIAETGLDCDDEFTVCVLNRSQRRGATLTADVTYGGEPVTDTAVDFGLNQTGIITTTPNAETTDSNGRVETEIRASETGTVRLFAASGGDADPVVIRVTQSGELPGIVYNEDATPTRGNRGGGPQSGFEFSVTNQLPEDVTLTDVRIDPQDTSIDVLSDPSTGEGRYESELHVEAESDGTSDVGNGVSLPATIDIDRDGQQFSYEAPLRQEPRIGGDGGTATFYLYQFERNENPVGMTNEAVDITLYFEDHDPVEFTVNEQDGDGGDGNQPSANIEYVISDTSRNNNARYQLSYDVTETNDFDRLEVRYNNLDENYDAASGRYETTDSRGKTNVFTAGGTMGDDYEIVLTAYDASGNVLGEERVTDTVDGQSPPGDDLSTPSSPQVQNVDIRDRTNVRQDEGRYQVFYDVSNSGTFDAVEVEFRNLDNEWATETETAGQRNGNIWYRRGGTARDDYEIIVRVLDGDGIVVDTQTITDTADDTDP, encoded by the coding sequence ATGACGTTTTGGGCGGACGAGCGGGGGGTGACCGTGCAGGTAGGGACGATTTTGCTGTTCGCCACGCTCATCGTCGCCATGTCGGTGTATCAAGCGACGGCGATTCCGAGCCAGAACGCGGAAATCGAATTTCGACACAACGAGGAGTTACAGGGCCAGATGCAGGACGTGCGAAACGCCGTGATTCGGACGAGCACGACCGGAACCAGCCAACCGACCTCGATAACCCTCGGGACGCAGTATCCGAGTCGGATGTTTTTCATCAATCCGCCACCGTCCTCGGGAACGCTGCGAACGACGGATTTGGGCGCGGTCGGCATCGAAAACGTCACTGCACGCGCGCCCGAGACGGCGGACTATCTGGACAGCAGTCAAACAAACCTCTCGTTTTCTACGCGCGCGCTGGTGTACGCGCCGAACTACAATCAGTACGGAAACGCGCCCGACACCGTCCTCGAAAATACGGTCATCTACAACCGTGCTGGCGAGGGGAACGCGACCTTGACCGGCCAGCAACTCGTGCAGGGGCGAAGCATTTCACTCGTCACGCTCGACGGGTCGCTGTCGAAATCCCAGTCAACCACGGCAAGTATCGACCCGCGGGCGCTTAGCCCATCGACTACGGAAACCCGGTCGATTCCGGTGGAATCGACCGGGAACGGAAACGTGACCGTTCGGATTTCGACCGGCCTCGGCGAGGAAAAATGGAACGACCTGCTCGCCGACCAGATAGTTTCAAAGCCGGGCGGGTACGTGGCCGACGTGAGCGTCGAAAACGGCATCCTTCGGCTAACGCTCCTTGGAACCGATTCGAATGGGGAATCCGTCACCTACGACCTTCGCATGGCGAAGGTCGGCGTCGGGTCGGAGACGAGCGAAACGAACGCGACGTACATCACGAACGTCAGCGGCGGCGGTGGCGCTTCCGTCGGGGAACCGACCACGCTCGTGGCGGAAGTCCGCGACCGGTACAACAATCCGGTGAGCGGAGTGCGGGTGAACGCGAGCGGTGGCGTGACGCCGACGAGCGCGCGGACCGACGAACAGGGCCGGGTTCGGTTCTCGTACACCGCGGACACCCCGGGAACGGAGACGGTGATGCTCGCCATCGACGACGGGAGCGAGGAACGCGAGCGTGTGAACTTCGAAATCGAGGCGACTGCTGGTGGCGGCGCTGGCGGAACCTACGACGTGGAGTGGATTGCAGAAACCGGACTGGACTGCGACGACGAGTTCACCGTCTGTGTCCTGAATCGCAGTCAGCGTCGCGGTGCGACGCTGACTGCCGACGTCACCTACGGCGGGGAACCGGTGACCGACACCGCCGTCGATTTCGGTCTGAACCAGACGGGTATCATCACGACCACGCCAAACGCGGAGACGACCGATTCGAACGGCCGCGTCGAAACGGAGATTCGTGCAAGCGAGACGGGAACCGTGCGGCTGTTCGCCGCGAGCGGCGGCGATGCAGACCCGGTGGTAATACGCGTCACCCAGTCGGGCGAACTGCCGGGAATCGTCTATAACGAGGACGCGACGCCGACCCGCGGAAATCGCGGCGGTGGCCCGCAGTCCGGATTCGAGTTCAGCGTCACGAACCAACTACCGGAGGACGTGACCCTCACGGACGTTCGAATCGACCCGCAAGATACGTCCATCGATGTCCTGAGCGACCCGTCAACCGGAGAGGGTCGGTACGAAAGCGAACTCCACGTCGAAGCCGAGAGCGACGGAACGAGCGACGTCGGCAACGGCGTCTCGCTTCCGGCGACCATCGACATCGACAGGGATGGCCAACAGTTCTCCTACGAAGCGCCGCTCCGACAGGAACCGAGAATCGGCGGCGACGGTGGAACCGCGACGTTCTATCTCTATCAGTTCGAGCGAAACGAGAATCCGGTCGGTATGACGAACGAGGCGGTGGACATCACGCTGTACTTCGAAGACCACGACCCGGTCGAGTTCACTGTGAACGAACAGGATGGCGACGGTGGCGATGGAAATCAACCGAGCGCGAACATCGAATACGTCATTTCGGACACGAGCAGGAACAATAACGCACGATACCAGTTGTCCTACGACGTGACGGAAACGAACGATTTCGACCGGTTGGAAGTCAGGTACAACAATCTGGACGAGAACTACGACGCGGCGAGTGGCCGCTACGAAACCACCGATTCGCGCGGGAAAACCAACGTGTTCACCGCGGGCGGAACGATGGGCGACGACTACGAAATCGTGCTGACGGCCTACGACGCCAGCGGGAACGTCCTCGGCGAAGAGCGCGTGACGGACACCGTGGACGGCCAGAGTCCGCCCGGAGACGACTTGTCCACGCCATCGAGTCCACAAGTTCAGAACGTCGATATCAGGGACAGAACGAACGTTCGACAGGACGAAGGCAGGTATCAGGTGTTCTACGATGTGTCCAACAGCGGCACCTTCGACGCCGTCGAAGTGGAGTTCCGAAATCTCGACAACGAGTGGGCGACGGAAACCGAAACAGCGGGTCAACGAAACGGAAATATCTGGTATCGACGAGGCGGAACCGCGCGAGACGACTACGAAATCATCGTTCGGGTACTCGACGGGGACGGTATCGTCGTGGACACGCAAACCATCACGGACACCGCGGACGATACCGACCCGTAG